The DNA window TTTTTAGCTCTTTAATCTCTTCAGCCTGAGAATGTAAATTTTTGTTTTCTTCCTTAAGCTGTTTGATATTATTATTCTGTTCAATAGAATAAAGAGTAAGTTCTTCGATTTTCTGCAACAGTTTTATTTGAAATTCTCCCACATTTACACCTTCTTTCTCCATTACTTTAGCTGAAGCAATTTCCGGAAGATGCTTTTTTTCTTTGATATGTTTCTCAACATCTTCCAATTTAGGAAGGTTATACTTTTCATCAAAGACAAAATCAGCGGTCGGAGTTAAGGTTACCTTAATTTCCTTAGCTTCGAATTTTCCGTTTAATAAGGCATTTCCGTTTTCACCGTTGATTACAAATGATTTTGTCCAGTCCCAATCGTTATTTGCAGTATTTCTTGGTGCAATGTGCAACGTTTTTCTTGTATCATCAGGGGTATGAAAAATCCATGAATTAGTTCCTGCACTAATAAAATCGAGAAAGCTTGCATTTCCATTGACATCAAGGGTGGTCGTTGGAGTAGTAGTCCCTATTCCTACATTTCCGTTGTTTAGTAATTGAACAACCGTACCGGTGGTTTGAAGTCTTATTCCTCCGTACCATTTAATATCCAATCCATCTGAACCGGATACGGGATAATGGGTTAAATAATAATTGGCAGGATCTGAATTTCCATATAATTTGCTGAAAGGGATATCTTGAGAAAATAGAGATCCGAATGCCATTAATCCAATAATTGACAATAATTTTTTCATGTTTATTAGTTTTTTAAATTAGTATTTTTAGTAATTCCTTAGTGAAATAATTCCACAAAAGATCTAAATCTTCCTAATAAAGAAAGATTATAGTATGGTTGCTGTATGGTATTGACAGCCCGCTATAATTTTAGGGGAAAGTATAATAATTTTGTTCTCATGGTTTTAATTTAGTTTTTCACTATGCAATTTAGTTTTTTTTCTCGAGCTAAATCGAGCTAATATAATTTTAACTTATTTTTTATTCTATATAAAATTTATAAACAAAAGAATAAAACAGCCATTGTAATTTTTTACAATGGCTGTTTAGTAATAGACGTTATCTTTAAGATTTTCTCTTTACAAAAAGAAGACACTTTCCCATTTTCATATTATGGATAGTATATTTAAGTGTCTATCATTTATAGTAAACATTACGTCTTGTATTCTCAATTTTCGGAGCTATTCATCTTCTCCATAGCAGGCTAATTGATATATATATTTATCAAAATCTTCATTGAAAGTATTTTCAAGGAAAGGTTTTAATTTCTCAATTTGTTCCTTTGTTAAGTCATATTGGTCATAAATTTCATTTTCATTGTCATCTTCATAAAGTATTAAATCATCTAATACTTTTAAGATTTCTTTTGCAGTAATATTTAATGTATAATCTTTATGAACAAACTCATCAATTATACTATATTCTTCTATGACTCTTCGTATTTTATGTTCCATATTTTTCATACATTTTATAATTAGGTTCCTGATTCATTTGCATTTGCATTATCGGGGTCATCAAAAAAGGTGAAATTCTACTTGCTGCCCAATCTAATAGTTTTATTCCTCCAACTATAATTGTTGCTCCAACTCCTACTTTAATAACTTTATTTAATGTTCTTCCCGGGACAGGGTCTTTATAAATTTCGCCTGTATCTGGTCTTGCAGATCCTATATGACCTCCTTTTTTATTATACACTTCAACATCTCCATGCTGCTTATCCCATTCCAACGTTTGTCCATCTGGATTTTTCCATCTCGCTCTTCCTTTATTAGGAACTCTTTTTGCATCTGGAAATCCTTTTAAATTCTTTGGTGCAGGTTTATGATGTCTCGTATCTCTTGTACTATCTCCTTTTTTATCTCCTTCATTATCGCCCAGGTTTTCTTCTAAAGCGCCATCCATTTCATGCAGGGTATGATTTAGTCCTGCTACAATTCCACCAATTAAAGCTCCTTGCCAAAAATTCCCTCCTGAAAGTTCAGAACCAATCCCTCCGGCCAAAGCTCCAAAAGTAATTGTACCCACTGCAGTGTCAGCAAATTTTCCTGCAACAGCCCCAAAAGCAGATGCTCCAAGACTTCCCAATGCTCCGGAAAAGAAAGATTGTTTAAATCCACCATCCTGCATTAAAGATAAAGCTCCCTGAGCCACTCCATGTACAATGGCTTTTGCCACAACGGCTGCCTCTCCAAGGCTTTTTGCAAATTGGGTTGCAACTCCTGCCGTACTACTAAATATACTTCCCACTCCAAATGTGACTGCCCCGGAGGCAGCTCCAAAGAATATTGCTTTCAATCCTCCTGCCAAAGATACTCCCTGATTGGTGATTGCTGTTGTGATCATATAAGACGTAAAGCCAATATACGCACCAATTATTACAGCTTTCCAGAATAAAACCCCTAATCCTATAAATTGAAAAAATTCTCCGCTAGGATCATTAAACATCAAAGGATTATTCATTACATACCCATATTTATTATAGTTTTGGGTATTGTAAGGGTCCTGAATATTTTCATCGGCATTCAAGAATCTTCTTAATAATGGATCATACAGTCTTCCATTCATGTGAATAATTCCCACCTCTGCAAAATGCTCATGACCGGTATATCCTCTGTCTATTAATAATGATGTACTCTCAATTGTATTCTTATCCGTAATAATCGGACCGGTCCCAATCTGAAGATGTGTCAGGTTACCCCAGGCATCATAATGTCTTTGCTCCAGTTTATTTCCTGTTTCATCACTGATTGCCAGAATACTTCCTAAATAATCTTTATGCAAAAATTTATAAGAACCGGAAGTTTCATCAAAATTCTTTAAGTATACTATACTACTTTCATAAGGGGACCCACCAATATAAAGAATATGTTTTTCTTTACCTGTGCTATTGTCTTTCAATACTTCAAAACTTCCGTCTTCACTATAAAACTTGGTAAATTTCCCTTCTCCGTCATTACTGAAATCACCTCCATAGGTAACACGTTGTCTCATGGCTGTCAATCCATATTGGAAAGCAACATCTCCTTTCATTCCATCAATGAGTACGGGATCATTGTTCTCATTATATGTAATATTTTGGATTAAATCATTATTATAATTTTGAATTCCTGCAGCATTTAATGTCATTCCTGTTGGCTGATAAATCTTCGCTGAGTTTCCAAATTTAATCTTTCCTACCTGATCATTTTCTAAAATTCTGCCTTTATCATCATAAGAATTGAGTATCCCATTTTGTGCTTTAACGCCTGTCGCCGGGTTCGTCCAATTAATCAACCGGTTATTATTATCATAATCAAATGATTCTGTAATATAGAAATCACCTTCAGTAGTTCGGGTTTCAAGTTCATTTTTAATGGGATTAAAATTGTACGAAAGCCTTAAAATGTGTGGCTTCACTGCTGAACCATGATTTACCTGACTTAGGGTTCCATCAGGCTCATAAGTCTGGATAATCTCAGCAGCTCCCAATTGAGCTTTAAGCACCTCCCCTCTTGAGTCTGTATCTTTTAGTTCCCATAAAACCTTCCCTGAATTTTTATCCTTAACCTGATATAATTCTCCGTTCCATGCACTATATATATTTTCTATCTGAACTTTAGTCAATACTCCTGAAGAGAACAGCTGCTTTTCGTAAGAAATAATTCTTGCCTTATCATCATAAGTAATTCCTTTCTGAATAAAATATTTTTCATTACTGTTTTCAGAAGAAGATAAAATTCTTCCTTGCGGATCATAAACAACATTTGAACTGTAAGCCTTTCCTTTCGAAGTTCCTGTTTTTGAAATAACTCTTCCTTTATCATCATATACAAAAGAAATTAACTTATTTGTAGCCTGTCCACCATCTACCGTAGAAATTTCTTTTTGAGCAATAAGTTGTCCAAGATTATTGTATGTATATTCTTTTGTTCCTTTAGGGCTTATAACTTTCTTAGCCTTCCCAAATCCATCGTATTCATACTTGTAAATGCCATTCGAAGGATCATTAAATTCTAATTTTTTCCCCCATGCATCGTACTTTGTGGTTACAATATTTTCGGCATATTGAGCTTTGATTTGTTCTCCTGCAGCGTTATAGGAAAAAACAATTGTTCCTCCCTTATCTGTTGAAAACATGATATTATTCAAGGCATCCCTTGCATTTGAAGTAACCCTTGCATTACCGTTTACTTCTGCGATTGTAGTAATTAATCCTGAAACAGAAGTTTCCATTTCTTTGCCTGTGAAAGCAATCGCATTAATCTTAGGAGGGAAAACATTATCATCATATTTTGTTATATTCCATTGAGATGCAGTTCCTCCCTCAAAATAAGACTCGCTCTCTTTTATTCTTCTTCCTAATATATCAAATTGAACTTCTTTTGAAAAATATTTTCCTTGTCCAAAAGCCTTAGTAGAGGTTTTATAATTTTGCCCCCATTTATTAGTATATTTTATGGATACATCACCATCAGGATCATACTGGATAATCTTCACATTTAAATCCGAGTCCCTTTCATATTTATAAGTAGTAACTCCTCCTAAATTTGCTTTAGATTTCATCAACTTACCCCAACGATCGAATTCATTTTCAAGAATATTACCTAATGGGTCGGTCTCTTTAGTAATCTGTCCGAAATCATTATAAACAATATTGGTTTCTAATCCTAAATTATCAGTTTTTTTGATTACAAATCTTCCTTGAGAATCATATTCATTTGCATCAGTCTGAGTTTGAGAATCTATATTGTTGCTTACTGTTTTCTTTTTAAGATTTCCAAATCCATCATATTCATAAGTCTCTGCTATATAACCGGTATTATCTCTGTTCCACGTTTTAAATGTTTTTAAGAAGTTCCCTTCATATTCATACTCTTTTTTGAAAGATTTAGTATCACCATAAGCCTTGATAATATCTGTTTTAGATATGGGACGGCCTACAAAATAATCTTTACCAATGCCTGATAGATTGTGAGTATATTCAAAGTCAGAAGTGGTAATAGCATATCCCTCATTGATACTCGTCGTACTTTGCTTCGGAAGATAAAAATCGCCGTATGTTGTTGATCCAAAAGATACTATTCCCGTTAAGAAATCTTTACTATAAGTGCTTGTAGGAATAATAGCTGTAACAACTTTTGGTCTATCTGCCGATGAAACGGAACCGGTAATGATTTGTCCATTTAATAGTTTATCTGCTTGATAAGTTGTAGATTTAAAAGTAAGTAATTGTGTATTATCCTTTGAAATATCAGCAGGAAATATTTTACTTTCATCATTGGTTCGTATGCTCCATTCTTTTACTGGTAAGCCTTCTTGTAAGGGATCGATTTCTGTCCCTGACCAGATTTTGGTATTTTCAAACCCATTTGCATACCATGAAGATCTTGCAGTTTGACGGTAACCAATAAATCCTTTTCCGGTATTGTGATTCACAAGTCCTCTATAACGGAAATCCTGATATACCTGCCCCTGTGGAAGGGTCTTATTTAACTGGGCAACAGCAAATGATTTCGGTAGTTTAGGGGATTCATAAAAAGGATATTTTTCTTTTTTTACAGGAAGATAAAAGTTAGGATTCACATCCTGGTTCAGTTCTTTATAAACTACATTAAGCTTAACTCCTCCTTGTTCGATTGTATTAATTCTTGAAATAGTACTTAATGAAGGATGGTTATAAAACTGTGCATAACTTTCAGTACATCCGGAACAATTCACCTTTTTCCCAACAAGAATCAGCTGCTGGTGTGTGTTGTTCATTGTAATTTGGCTAAAAGCAATAGCTTTTTGTGGATAGTTGTTAGTCCATACTCTTGTTTTATAAAACGTATACTTACCACTTGTATCCGTTCCCTGATGCATACTATAGTTATCTATTTTATTAAGTGAATACACCGAAACCTGAGTTTGTGTATTTTCATTATCATTATGATGCTCCCATTCATGTTCTTCATAGATAACTTCTGTAACGATTAACTCGGACTTTCCATCTCCATCAATATCATTAACATCATAATTAAAGTATCCGATCTTTTGTCTATTACAGCTATTTCCAAAAAGACCACTATGTTTATCTTTAAAGTAGACAGTTCCGTTCGCCAGATAGGGAGCCAGTAAAATAGTCGATGTATTAAAACTTTTACCATCTGATATGAATAATTTCCACTGATTACTTTGGTTGCTTACAGGCATCATAATATCAGCTTTATTATCACCATTAAAATCACCAAAGAAACTACGTCCATACATATTTGATAGTAACTGTCCGGCAAAGTTTCCAACAGCAGATCTTGCATAGGTTCCTGAAGGTGATTTTAAAATGTTGTAAACACTCTGAATTTCACCAGTAGAAGGTTTGATCTCAATAATATCCTGTACCCCATCTCCATTTAAATCGGCAAAAAGTCTGTCAGGACGGGTATCTTCAAAAAATTTCTGCCACCTACCTTGACCAATTACATAGAAACTTTCAGCTGAAGGAGTTTGCTGATTAAGATCATACAATATCGTACTATAAAAATGAGTAGTAATCAAATCATCATCAGGATTACTAGGCTGTGACGGGAACCCGGAACCCGGATTACCCGGATCTGTAGGCAATAAAACACCCGGATCTGAACAGTTTAAGGTTCTTTCTATATTCAAAATAACTTCAGAAACCCCATCTCCGTTATAATCATAAGAGGTAGTAGAAGCTAAAAAGAAATCATAGTTACAAAACCACCCTCCAATCTTATCTGTTGCATCTCCTACATTATATTGATCATGTTGAAGTGTTTTAGAATATTCAAAAACAAGCTTCTGACTGGACAAGTCTACCGAATAAACCTGAAGTTCAATATCAGATAAATCAGGTTCGGAACTATCTTTAATAACCGGAACTACTAATCCAATATTACTTTTAATAAAATTATCTTTTCTGAATGTAATAGCACTCGATCTGTCAAAATTATAAGAAGTAAATTTTGAAGCATCATAGGTCAGCGTAACTTCAGATCCCGGTTTGTATAAAGAGCTTTTATACTTTAATACTCCGTTAGAAACAAATTCTATATAATCTGTTTCACCATCCAAATTAAAGTCTGCATATTTTTTAGTTCCGTTGGTTGAACTAAACGATTCATAAGGAATATATTCGGTCGTATTATTTTGTTCATAGGTAAACGTTACAGGATTAGCCGGAAGATCTTCTGCATTATATTCAGTAACTGTTTTGGCAAACTGATAGGTTGTCCCGTTTTCTTCGTATTCAACTTTATATCTTTTAAACTGTTTTCCATTAGACATTACAACAACATTTTGTAATAATTTATCTTGCTGGAATTCCTCACCTTGTAAATAATTAATCTCTTTAAGCTTTCTATCAGTATAGTTGAGTAGAATATCATTAAAATGAGGTTTGTTTAAGGTTTCATTTCCTCCCCATGATATAGAAGTAAGCAGTGACTTCCTGCCGTCCAATGGTCCTACAAATCCGCTTAATGAGCTATATTCATAAGTGATATAGTTTCCTTGTGCATCTTTCCATTTGGTAATGTTATATTCCAAGGCAGGTCTCGTATCCCCCTGACGATTGGTAAATGTTCTTTTATACCAAGCCTGAGAACCGTCATCGTAGGTTACTTCCCAATAGTCAGGTCCTGAAATTCCCAAACTATTTCCAATTGATTTAATTTTGGCGCTGGAATATTTTTCAGTAACGTACTCAGCTCCGTCTTTACCATATTCTCCGGATTTTAAAATCAATCGTTGCCCGTTAAAACTGTAAATATCAGAATAATCAAGTTGTATCCCTTTGACATTTCCGTCTTTCTCAATATTCTTTCCGACTCTTGAAATAGCCGTAATTCCTGAAATATTCCAACCATATCCTGCAATTCCATTCCCGGAACCACTGGTGTATACCAGATTAATTTGTGGAGCGACACTTTTCACTCCCGGAGGTAAAGCAATGGGCAATGTAAATTGCAATTGTCCCCCTGCAGTAACATCCACCTCTCCTTTTGTATCATGAAAAGATTGTTTATCTGGTGCGGATGTTCCCGTTGGATTATTTGCTCCTGCATTTGAAGTTATGGGTCCTCCACCAGGATTCTCCGTGGCCGGGCCAATTTTTGCTACAAATGGATTTGAAACATCTCCCCGCGCTTGAAATCCCTGAGCCAGAACCACCGTCTGTGGATCCTGCACCGTCCTGGATGCCGTTTCTGTCTGGTACAGTATGGTCTGCGAAAAGCCCATTACTGAACACAAAGACAGTATCAATGATGAAAAAAATTTCATTTTGTTATTAGTTTGTTGTATTAATAATCTTTAATTAATTGAAATACTATGACAAGCAAAGAATAATTATTGAATGCCTTAGTTTTTATATTTCCGCTAAACTTTATCTTTTGGTAACATTTCTGCCAAAGACTCTTCCATCCTTCAATGTAAATCGCAGAATATATACTCCCCAATCATATCCGGTCATATTGATTTTTACCTGACGGTTTAATCCCGGCGTATTCTGTTGCTGGAATTTCCAGTGAACAGTACTGTGCTGGTAGAGTGAAACAGATTCAATTAAACTGTCTACCTCTTCCGTCCAATCGATGGTTAAATAATCATTCACCGGAACAGGATACAGTCTGATATTTTTCAAGAATGTTTTCTCATCCATAGCTGGAGCCTGTTGGGTAACAGCAACGGTTTTTGCCAATTCCTGTACCTTAACTTCTTTTGTTATCAGCTCATCAGTCTTTTTGCCGGTTGCATTAGTCCCTCTGTATCGTTGATTTCCTGCTTCGTCGTATTTGAAATAGACCTCGGTTTGTGAAAAACCCAGAAAACCGATTAACAAAGAAAATAACGAAAGTAATTTTCTTTTCATGCGTATTATTTTTTTATAGAAAGAATTTGTTGTACTTGTTTTTTTAAATTTTTAATCTCTTCAGACTGCGCTTTTAAGATGCTGTTTTCTTCCTGAAGCTTTTCAATTTTTTCATTTTGAGACTTTAAGAGTTCCGATTGAGATTTCAACTGCTTATTTTGTTCTATTGAATAAAGAGTAAGTTCTTCGATTTTTTGTAAAAGTTGAATTTGAAATTCTCCCATATTTACACCTTCTTTCTCCATTACTTTAGCAGAAGCAATTTCAGGAAGGTGCTTTTTTTCTTTGATATGTTTTTCAACATCTTCAAGTTTTGGAAGATCATATTTTTCATCAAAGACAAAATCCGCAGTAGGAATTAAGGTTACTTTAATTTCTTTTGCTTCAAGTTTTCCATTTAATAAAGCATTTCCGTTTTCACCGTTAATCACAAATGATTTACCCCAATCCCAATCACTATTTGCTGTATTTCGTGGTGCAATATGCAGAGTTTTCCTGTTGTCATCCGGAGTATGAAATACCCAGGAGTTACTTCCCCCACTAATAAGATCCGAGAATCTTGCGTTACCATTCACATCAAGTTTGGTCGAAGGTGAAGATGTTCCTATACCCACATCTCCATTTTCATTAATGACAAATTTCTGATCTTTATAATCTCCTTTTGAAACAATCCATTGCGAACCATGTAAATCTCCGAAAAACCACCCCTTATCTCCGTTGAGGTATTGGGTTTGAATCCCTCGGGTAAAGCCCCCTTCATCAGTATTTCTTTTCAAAAACAAAGTTGGTGAATAACTTTGAATGGTAATGTCAGGAAATATCTGCTGCTGAGCAAAAACAAAAGATGAAAACAATAAGGCTAGTGGCAGTAATTTTCTTTTCATATTACTTTTTATTTATAATTTTTGTATTTTTTTGTTGATTTCTTCAATCTGTAGTTTTAAAGCTTTGTTTTCTTCCTGAACCTGTAGAAGTTGTACAGTTTGAGACTTTAATTGCTTATTTTGTTCAATCGAATAAAGAGTCAGTTCTTCAATTTTCTCAAGAAATTTAGTGTTCATTTCAGCTACATTGATCCCGTTTTCAATCACTTCGGCAGCAGATGGAATATTGGGAAGATGTCCTTTTTCGGCAATATGCTGTTCTACTTCTTCTAAAGATTTTAATTGATAATCCTTTTTAAAAACATAATCCGCCCATACATTAGCCTTTACCTCAATTTCTTTAGCTTGGATTTTTCCATCAAATTTGGCAATTCCGTTATTCAGGAATTTAATCCAAATACCACGTGTAGCATCCTGGAATCCTACAAAAGTTTTACCGTCGTTATTGTCGTTAGGCTGAGCAATAATGATGTTGTGAGAACTCCCCAGATTTCTTAAAACGGTGTCACCAGGAAGGCCTCCATAACAGCCATTACAGGCAGATTTAGCAATCTGAAATGTGCCATATGAATTGGTAACTTCCATCATAACATCATTTTGATCATACACTCTTAGTAGAGCTGCAGAAGTAGTATCAGGATCATTTGAACCAATTCTTACTTTCCCTTCGCTGGATTGTAATAATAATTTACTCCAAGTTCCCCATTGTGGGTCAGTTGAAAGTCCATTTCTGTAAAAGATTCCTCCATCATTAAAATTAAGCTGATGACGTTTATTTCCTGAATTATCAAACCAGGGTGCAATCGTCAACATTCCCGAGTAATTTCCTTTTCCCGGAACTCCAACTACATCTCTAAGTTTAAATTCCGCCTTAACGATATGGCTGTAAGCAGCCGGCAAATCATTGGTATTTCGGGTGTCAAGAATCGTTAAACCCGGTGCATTTTGCGCATACATCACACTTGAAATTGCCAGTCCGGCAAACAGTAATGTTTTCTTCATACTTATTAATTTTTTTCAGGCGCAAATTTAACATTCCATTAACGAAAATTAACTCGTATTAACGTGATTTAATACATGTTTTTACACTTTCTAGTGTCTTAAAAAATCCTCTGAAAATATGAATATATCAATGAATTTTAAAATTCAATCCACTAGATTAAATAAAAACACAACAACACAACAAGGTTTAAACGATAAAATATTTATCACGATGAAATAAATAATAAATTTTTTTTTAAAACAAAACGATAATTCTTCCTGTCATTTATTTTTTACTATTAAAAGCTAATTTTAATATCATTTTTTTGTTAGGAATATTTCCAATTCATTTTTATAATTCTTGTTTTGGCAATAAAAAAGCTACTCCTTTATCGAAGTAGCTTTGGTTTATAAAAACGATGTTTATTATTTTTTCAAATCATCAATCTCGTCCTGGATCGATTTGATTCTGTCTCTTAATTCCTGACTGACTTTTCCGGGAATCTTTTTAACCTTTCTCAAATCCAGTGCCAGCATAATGGAAGCTATTCCTATAAAGATAAAAGAAACGCCGGTGAGTGTCACTAAAGAAATCCCAGTGAATACTGGATTGAAGATCAATAATAAAGAGAATATAATTCCTCCTACACTCGCTAGAGCTACATTTCCCCAACTCATTATTTTCATACTTTTCAAATCAAAGGCAAATCCCAGCAGCTGGAAAGAACGGAATAATAAAGTAAACCCTATCACAAAGGGAAGAATAGACATTGAAATTTGCGGATAAGCAATGAGATAAATACCAATTGCTGTCGTCAATAGTCCACTCACCAGAAACCATCCCCAACCTTGCAGGGATTTACTGTTCTGTATAGAGAAAAATATTTCCGTAATTCCGGAGAACAAAAATGAGACACTAAAGAAAACAGATAGCGTCACATAAGTTGCCAGCGGTACACTGAATACATAGAAACCGCAAATCAGAAACAAAATTCCAAAGATTAATGGAATATACCAATGTTTTACCGTGTTTGTAAAAGTTTGAAATAAATTGGCCATAGGTGTGTTTTTTAATTCTGCCTACTTTGTATAACGGTGTTCGGCCTGTCCGCAGAAATTTCAAATAAAGTATAATTTTCACACAAATTTGAAATATATCTTTTTCTAATTTACGAAAAATACCTGAGCCAATGATGACATTTTGTGAATAATTCACCAAGAAAAAAAGCTTATCTGTTATTTTTTTCAATAATAAATAGCAGCAGCGTTGTATTCAAAAAAAACTCTGACGGAATAAATTATGTAATTTAATTCATTCTATCAGAGCTTAAAGGTATTCTACTTGTAAAATCTATTTAAAAAAATTAGTTTCCTGCAGGTTGTTGCTGGGTAACACAATGTACCATTCCGCCATTTTCATAAAGGTTTCTTACATCTATTCCGATTACTTTTCTTCCGGGATACTGTTTCTGAATGATTGTGTTGGCAATCTGATCATTAGGATCTCCATAATTCGGCACCAGTACTACGGTATTGGCTACATAATAATTGATATATGAACCTTTTTCATCCAACTGCTTACCGTAGGCAGTTTTTACTTTATTTTTGGTAGCCGGCAGATACACTTTTTTATATTCTTTTCCATCCGTATTGGAAGCTGTATATAACGTATTCACATCCTTTTCAGAAAGTCCGAGATCAAGAAGATCATCTTCATTCATTGTAATCATTGTATTATGATTAACAAATTTCATAAAACCGTCAATATGCATATCTGTCACATCCAGCCCTGTCACACCATCGAGCCAGATTACTTTGGATACCCCGTAATAGGTTTCAAACATTTCTTCCGCTTCCTGCTGGGTAATTCCCTGATTTCTGATGGCCCCTTTTTTCTGACTGATCACTGAACTTTTACAAGCCATTAAAACACCGTTTCCATCAGTTTCTACAGAACCTCCTTCATTTACCATTTCTTCATTCAAGTCGATTACTTTCATTCCGAGGTCTTTTCCTATACGTTGTGGAATTTGATCACAATTTTCAGATTCAAACTTC is part of the Chryseobacterium lactis genome and encodes:
- a CDS encoding colicin E3/pyocin S6 family cytotoxin; its protein translation is MKFFSSLILSLCSVMGFSQTILYQTETASRTVQDPQTVVLAQGFQARGDVSNPFVAKIGPATENPGGGPITSNAGANNPTGTSAPDKQSFHDTKGEVDVTAGGQLQFTLPIALPPGVKSVAPQINLVYTSGSGNGIAGYGWNISGITAISRVGKNIEKDGNVKGIQLDYSDIYSFNGQRLILKSGEYGKDGAEYVTEKYSSAKIKSIGNSLGISGPDYWEVTYDDGSQAWYKRTFTNRQGDTRPALEYNITKWKDAQGNYITYEYSSLSGFVGPLDGRKSLLTSISWGGNETLNKPHFNDILLNYTDRKLKEINYLQGEEFQQDKLLQNVVVMSNGKQFKRYKVEYEENGTTYQFAKTVTEYNAEDLPANPVTFTYEQNNTTEYIPYESFSSTNGTKKYADFNLDGETDYIEFVSNGVLKYKSSLYKPGSEVTLTYDASKFTSYNFDRSSAITFRKDNFIKSNIGLVVPVIKDSSEPDLSDIELQVYSVDLSSQKLVFEYSKTLQHDQYNVGDATDKIGGWFCNYDFFLASTTSYDYNGDGVSEVILNIERTLNCSDPGVLLPTDPGNPGSGFPSQPSNPDDDLITTHFYSTILYDLNQQTPSAESFYVIGQGRWQKFFEDTRPDRLFADLNGDGVQDIIEIKPSTGEIQSVYNILKSPSGTYARSAVGNFAGQLLSNMYGRSFFGDFNGDNKADIMMPVSNQSNQWKLFISDGKSFNTSTILLAPYLANGTVYFKDKHSGLFGNSCNRQKIGYFNYDVNDIDGDGKSELIVTEVIYEEHEWEHHNDNENTQTQVSVYSLNKIDNYSMHQGTDTSGKYTFYKTRVWTNNYPQKAIAFSQITMNNTHQQLILVGKKVNCSGCTESYAQFYNHPSLSTISRINTIEQGGVKLNVVYKELNQDVNPNFYLPVKKEKYPFYESPKLPKSFAVAQLNKTLPQGQVYQDFRYRGLVNHNTGKGFIGYRQTARSSWYANGFENTKIWSGTEIDPLQEGLPVKEWSIRTNDESKIFPADISKDNTQLLTFKSTTYQADKLLNGQIITGSVSSADRPKVVTAIIPTSTYSKDFLTGIVSFGSTTYGDFYLPKQSTTSINEGYAITTSDFEYTHNLSGIGKDYFVGRPISKTDIIKAYGDTKSFKKEYEYEGNFLKTFKTWNRDNTGYIAETYEYDGFGNLKKKTVSNNIDSQTQTDANEYDSQGRFVIKKTDNLGLETNIVYNDFGQITKETDPLGNILENEFDRWGKLMKSKANLGGVTTYKYERDSDLNVKIIQYDPDGDVSIKYTNKWGQNYKTSTKAFGQGKYFSKEVQFDILGRRIKESESYFEGGTASQWNITKYDDNVFPPKINAIAFTGKEMETSVSGLITTIAEVNGNARVTSNARDALNNIMFSTDKGGTIVFSYNAAGEQIKAQYAENIVTTKYDAWGKKLEFNDPSNGIYKYEYDGFGKAKKVISPKGTKEYTYNNLGQLIAQKEISTVDGGQATNKLISFVYDDKGRVISKTGTSKGKAYSSNVVYDPQGRILSSSENSNEKYFIQKGITYDDKARIISYEKQLFSSGVLTKVQIENIYSAWNGELYQVKDKNSGKVLWELKDTDSRGEVLKAQLGAAEIIQTYEPDGTLSQVNHGSAVKPHILRLSYNFNPIKNELETRTTEGDFYITESFDYDNNNRLINWTNPATGVKAQNGILNSYDDKGRILENDQVGKIKFGNSAKIYQPTGMTLNAAGIQNYNNDLIQNITYNENNDPVLIDGMKGDVAFQYGLTAMRQRVTYGGDFSNDGEGKFTKFYSEDGSFEVLKDNSTGKEKHILYIGGSPYESSIVYLKNFDETSGSYKFLHKDYLGSILAISDETGNKLEQRHYDAWGNLTHLQIGTGPIITDKNTIESTSLLIDRGYTGHEHFAEVGIIHMNGRLYDPLLRRFLNADENIQDPYNTQNYNKYGYVMNNPLMFNDPSGEFFQFIGLGVLFWKAVIIGAYIGFTSYMITTAITNQGVSLAGGLKAIFFGAASGAVTFGVGSIFSSTAGVATQFAKSLGEAAVVAKAIVHGVAQGALSLMQDGGFKQSFFSGALGSLGASAFGAVAGKFADTAVGTITFGALAGGIGSELSGGNFWQGALIGGIVAGLNHTLHEMDGALEENLGDNEGDKKGDSTRDTRHHKPAPKNLKGFPDAKRVPNKGRARWKNPDGQTLEWDKQHGDVEVYNKKGGHIGSARPDTGEIYKDPVPGRTLNKVIKVGVGATIIVGGIKLLDWAASRISPFLMTPIMQMQMNQEPNYKMYEKYGT
- a CDS encoding DUF7683 domain-containing protein, encoding MKNMEHKIRRVIEEYSIIDEFVHKDYTLNITAKEILKVLDDLILYEDDNENEIYDQYDLTKEQIEKLKPFLENTFNEDFDKYIYQLACYGEDE
- a CDS encoding cell wall anchor protein, which encodes MKKTLLFAGLAISSVMYAQNAPGLTILDTRNTNDLPAAYSHIVKAEFKLRDVVGVPGKGNYSGMLTIAPWFDNSGNKRHQLNFNDGGIFYRNGLSTDPQWGTWSKLLLQSSEGKVRIGSNDPDTTSAALLRVYDQNDVMMEVTNSYGTFQIAKSACNGCYGGLPGDTVLRNLGSSHNIIIAQPNDNNDGKTFVGFQDATRGIWIKFLNNGIAKFDGKIQAKEIEVKANVWADYVFKKDYQLKSLEEVEQHIAEKGHLPNIPSAAEVIENGINVAEMNTKFLEKIEELTLYSIEQNKQLKSQTVQLLQVQEENKALKLQIEEINKKIQKL
- a CDS encoding HdeD family acid-resistance protein; this translates as MANLFQTFTNTVKHWYIPLIFGILFLICGFYVFSVPLATYVTLSVFFSVSFLFSGITEIFFSIQNSKSLQGWGWFLVSGLLTTAIGIYLIAYPQISMSILPFVIGFTLLFRSFQLLGFAFDLKSMKIMSWGNVALASVGGIIFSLLLIFNPVFTGISLVTLTGVSFIFIGIASIMLALDLRKVKKIPGKVSQELRDRIKSIQDEIDDLKK